The genomic region CACACAGTGGACGCTGTGGACTGGCCTCTCTCATACTGATGAATAACAAAGTAAGCGGACAGGTCTTTCCAAAACCGTACGACACTGCTCATCCAGGTTTGCACGGAGCCATTCTGACAAAACGGACCTAAACAGGAGCTTCGATTGCCGTGACCGACATCAGCCTGATCCAGATTCTACTGGCCAACATCGCCCTGCTGGCAGGCGCCTGCCTGCAAGGGGTTGTCGGCTACGGAATCGGCACCCTGGCAGCACCGCTGATGTTTCTGGTCAGCCCGCTGCTGATACCCGGCCCATTGGTTCTCAACGCTGTATTGCTGACCATCATGATGCTGGTCCGCAATCGCGCCAGCCTGAGTTTCCGGGAAGTGCGGTTTGCTATAGGCGGTGATGTGGTGGGCACGGTGTTGGCGGGAATGACCCTCGCGGTGGTGTCCACCCAGGCCATTGGGCTGATTTTCGGCGGTTTGATCCTGGCGGCAGTGGCGCTGAGTGTGGCCGGGTTGAGGCCAACACTGACACCGCGCAATAGTGTCATTGCCGGAGCCGCCTCCGGCTATATGGGGACGATTACTGCAGTGGGCGGGCCACCCATCGCCCTGATCTATCAGAACGAGCAAGGCCCCCTGGTGCGGGCCA from Marinobacter sp. LV10R510-11A harbors:
- a CDS encoding sulfite exporter TauE/SafE family protein, encoding MTDISLIQILLANIALLAGACLQGVVGYGIGTLAAPLMFLVSPLLIPGPLVLNAVLLTIMMLVRNRASLSFREVRFAIGGDVVGTVLAGMTLAVVSTQAIGLIFGGLILAAVALSVAGLRPTLTPRNSVIAGAASGYMGTITAVGGPPIALIYQNEQGPLVRANMSAFFLFASFASAIALLASGHLGMREVMLFVVTFPGVLAGFLLSGLLVNRVPFGGLRPIILGIAAVAGAAAVIRGIWTY